From the Drechmeria coniospora strain ARSEF 6962 chromosome 02, whole genome shotgun sequence genome, the window CCCGGCTCCCCATCAGCAACATCCTTCCCACCATCCAGCCTGTCGCCCCTCGTGcccccgtcaccgtcgacaccgtcgacatcgccgtcatcgccatcacgaCCCACGCCGTCACGatcctcgccgtcacgaCCCTCGCCGTCCCGACCCTCGCCGTCCCGACCATCACGACCATCCCCGCGGACCGCTggacctcgtccgccgcttccgccaccgcctcgtcgacgacggcaacgacaacCACCGAGACGGCATCTGCGTCCCTCGTCCTTTCTCCTCCTGCCGCCGCAACGCCGACCTCTGATCCCGCCGCTTCCGGGTGTCGCCCCCTTGTCCCTTCAGCCTCCCGTGGGCGATCCCTACTCCGAGCCCAGCTGGCTGCTCGCCCCCCGCAGGAGCGAAGACGGAGATTGcgagccgccggcctcgatggACCCTTCCACCacctcgcggccgcctcgcgtcgccgaggccgacgagtcGCCCGCCTCCAACAGGCTGCCGCCCATCAGGATGCTTCCCTCCATCGACAGCGTCCGAGGCGACGTCCTGCCCGACTACCAATCACAGTACCGGCCGCCGTACCCGTCGCGGTACCAGCCGTCGTActacccgccgccgcccccatCGGGACCGTCCCCCAAGCTGACGTACCCGTTACCACCGCCGCACCCGTACCCTCCGCAGGGACCCGTGTCGCAGTCTCCCTCGGCCCCCTTGCCGCGTCCGATGCTCGGCGACCCGTTGGTCCATCGCCAGTCCCAACCCCAGCCGACCTTTCCGCGACCCGACAGCCCGGCCGCCATGGACCTCGACACCGCCAGCGTCGCGAGCGCccagacggcgacgcccgatgcggcggccgagaagccgCTGACCATTGCCGACCCCGACGTGCgcttggccgccgaggcgtTGGGAAATCTCCGAGCCGGTGAGTCGAGGGCGCCATGATTCCTTCTCCCTCCCCCGCTcccccctgccgccgccccctgccgccgcgccgccggctgaCCGACGCGTGCCTTGGCCTCAGATttcgtctcgtcgccgccggatAGCGGCTCCCTGCCTCCCGTGagcccgccgtcggccggcgcgcGGCACACGCCTCCCGCGGCGAACCCGCAGTCGGAGCCTCTCCTCTCGCTCCTCACGACGTCTCATCCCTTCATCTCCAgcaccatcggcggcgccagCGTCGCCTACGGAGGCGCCAAGAACTTTTCCCCCCGCTTCCGCTCTGGCGCCGAGTACGTCGAGGGCTACCTGACACCCATCGCCAACACCGTCAACTCGGTCGGCCGCGtcacgggcgtcgagggcggcgtgcGGTGGTTTCTCGGCGCCCGGCGTCAGCatccctcctcggccgcctccgacgccgccgagggctcCAAGAAGCGGCGCAAGATGGCcaaggatggcggcgatggcgaggcgtCGCAGAAGCaggccgagccggccgacgcggccctcatgacgccgaggagccgTCGCCTGTCCTCGAGCACCGTCGACACCCTCCCGGCCTACGACGATCAACGCTCGCCCGCCTACACGGAGACGGCGGGCCCGCAGGACCCGCCCaagccgacctcgtcgagcgcgccGTGGCAGAACCGGCTCATCATGTCGACGTCAGGTCTCAGCGTCGCCATGAGCGCCGAGAGCCTGCGCAGCCTCAAGTACTGCCTGCGCTGGCTCCGATGGTCCAACGACCACATGAGCCGCGTCATCGGGAACCTCAAGACGGCCCTGGAGGAGTACGAGCAGACGGACCCGGCCGCCtcccgcgtcgacgccgccaaggaagccgtcgacggcgccgagagcGAAGCCCAAGCCTCGGGCCAGAAGACGCCCGAGGAATCTCGTGCCGAGCTGGCCCACAAGATCAACTTTCTCAAGCTCGACGTCCTCAAGACGCTCCAGGAGTCCATCAACACCGTCTCCAAGTACACGGGCGGCGCCCTGCCCGAGAACGCCCGCGTGCTCGTCCACCGACACCTCACCACCCTGCCGCAGCGCTTCCGCGTCGCCACCATGTCcaacgcggccgagggcgccgacaGGGACAGCGAGTCGGCCATCCGCGAGGGTGCCCAGAAGatcctcgtgctcgccaaGGAGGGTCTCGACATGGTGACGCAGatcatcggcgtcgtcgacggcaccatcgtGAGCGCCGAGCAGTGGTGCGAGCGTTTCGGCAAGAAAAGgcgaccgtcgacgggcgacgacgaggcgatgaCGCCGCGGCTCTCGCCCAGCGGTGACGTCAAGATGGACGAAGCCGAGCCGCAATgaagctcgccgtcgacgacgatcgaAACCGCTTGCTTAACCCTAAACCCTAGCGAGCCGAAACGAAGTAGCGTCATCGGACTCGTCCGAATCGGCCGACGGGGCTTCGCAGCCAGGACCATGTCGCGCCGTATGCTGCGTTCCGTCCGCGTTCCGTCCGCGTTCCTTGCGTTTTACCTCTCTCTTCTGGTCGCTTGTCGGCTTTGCTGCTCGAGGCGGGAGCAGAAAGTCGGTCCCGGGTTGTCCGGGCCAGAATGATACCTCCGTTGTCCGTTTCTGTCTAGTTGGCATCCAGGGGGGGTGAACACTCTCACCCTGGATCGCAGACGGTGATGGCATATGCAACGGCAAGCATATGCAACGGCAAGCGCTGGCGGTTGTTTGTTTTGTTCCATCCTCTTGGATTCCCTTTGATGAATCGTACTGTCCCTGGCGTCATCGCAAGCTTGTACATAgttgatggcggcgatggatgCATCGTCGATGGGCAAGCGATTTTCACTCCAAAACTGGTCCGCAGTCAGGCACTCTTGAAATGCAGCATCTATATGTTATCCATCTTCTTTCTTGGCGAGACTGTCGCATTCGTTGGCTTGACGTCAAATGTCTGTATGACGTGTTTGACGTGTCCCAATCTCGTCTGGCACGGTGCtcaagacggccaagacTGACTAACGGTGTCCTAGAGGTGTATTTCTGCAATGAAGCGACGGGTCTCCAGGAGGCCCGGAGCGGTGACCGTGGAAGTTTGCAAGCATTCGGTATGCACCTGGGGTCCTTTCACTGCCAGCTCGGATCAAAGCACGCAAGCAAGACAACAGCCAGAACTTGGCCACGGCTACTGATCATATTTCAACGGTGTGAAATAACCCAGACCAGTGAATTTCAATTGTACATGATCGACTGATCGGCGGGCTATGAAAGAGTCTTCGTGGTTGCTGCCTTCACAACGCAGTCCTTTTGGTGGATGCAGAGATTGGTTGGACCTCCCGCTCGTCGGAGAATTCGGTGCCGTGGTGGCTAATCAAGGGGAGTAGGCGTGCGGAAGTCAAGTTCACGGCTCTCCCGGCGTCGAACATAAGGAGATGCGGTTTCTTGGTCATAATTCTCGTTTCGCCTCATCATGCAGTCAAGTCTGCTGCATGTCCACTCGGCTGCCCCGACAAGGCCACGTTGACCGACTACCACAGCTTGAAGATCGATCAATACAATTGCTCCACAGCATCTCGTTGGCAAGGATACTTTTTTCCACGCGCTTTTGCGTCCCTCGCACTGGCCGAAACACGACGGCAGACGGAATACACCTCTCCACTCCGGGCATGACCATGGCAGGTAGCAGGAACCTGGCGGTGAAACCGAAAAACTCCATCGACAGACTCAtcgtcgacaagctcgaggcGATTTGGAAGGATAAAGGAAAGAATTGGACGGGTAAAATGCAAGATGAATATCGTCGACTGGCCATGCTGGCGACGGTGAGCATCCACAAACACACGCCTCGCAAGCACCGCATCTCCCGTCCGATGATGAAGGGAGAGCGTCCACCGTCAGCTGCTGAATACGTGATTATGGAAGTCATGTTTGGACAATCGGCATTCCAGGAACAGGCTTGGTGGGAACATTTTAGGCGCCTGCACAAAGACGTAGCGGATTTCTCGCATGGACCGGTGGTGCCGGCGAATGCGAAGCAGCTGTTGCAGAAAGAGGGAAAACGCCATGGGatcaaggccgaggaggctACGCGGGTTTCGGGCCCGCAGATGGCAGCGAATGCTGCAAAGGTGAATCGGTCGTTGCTTGGTGAAACGCAAGCGGTCATCGACGTCAAGACGGTTCCGATGGAGGCGCAAGGCAGCAAGATGGCCACGGCGGACTCTACAAGGCTGCCCCCTCTCATCGGCTCTGGCCATGGACGTGGCAAGGGAACAGCGTTGGCCGACGTTCGGAGCCGTCGGGCCATTCCAACAACCGCCCTCTCGGGCTGTTTCATGGAAGAAGGCATCGATGCGGCCGACCAGGCGATGGGAGGGTCTGCAGACAACTGCGAAAG encodes:
- a CDS encoding clock controlled protein, whose amino-acid sequence is MAKDGGDGEASQKQAEPADAALMTPRSRRLSSSTVDTLPAYDDQRSPAYTETAGPQDPPKPTSSSAPWQNRLIMSTSGLSVAMSAESLRSLKYCLRWLRWSNDHMSRVIGNLKTALEEYEQTDPAASRVDAAKEAVDGAESEAQASGQKTPEESRAELAHKINFLKLDVLKTLQESINTVSKYTGGALPENARVLVHRHLTTLPQRFRVATMSNAAEGADRDSESAIREGAQKILVLAKEGLDMVTQIIGVVDGTIVSAEQWCERFGKKRRPSTGDDEAMTPRLSPSGDVKMDEAEPQ